The following DNA comes from Candidatus Peregrinibacteria bacterium.
AAGATTCAAATAAGTAATCGTTAACTGTAAAACCGATGCGAAGATTACCCAAAAAAGGTATGGAATATTCGCATAGGTCACCCAACGAGAATAGGGATAAATGGCAAACAAAAACCAGAAAAGTGTTCCTAAAACCAAGAGAATATCAACTGCAGAAAGAAGGTTGTTTTTGAGCCCAAATTGAATTGGAGTAAACAAAAGGTTAAAAAGAAGATTCAGAACAAATGGAACAAGGACACAAAAAGAAATTTTCTTTTTCGAGAAAAGCAAAAAGACATATCCAAAAGTAATGCCAATAATAATGTAGAGAACCGTCCATACAGGACCAAAAAGGGAGGAAGGTGGAGCCCATTCGGGTTTTATGAGTTCGGCATACCAAGTGTTCATGTGGAAAGGTTTATATGTTGCGACTGTCGTATGCCCAATGCAATAATGCTTGCCTTTGTTTCGGACGGCAATCAAGAATTTTTAGGGGACAATTCTTTTTTATAGCTCCAACATGGCGACGCATTGCCTTCCAGCGAGATATCTGTCTACGATCTTCTTCTGGCATTCTTCTTCCATGGTAATATCGACAATACCACTGAAACCAACCTCTTGGATCTGCTGGATGTATCCAGCCTTTTTTCTGCCAAACATTAAGAGGAAGAGAGGCATCTACCTGAAAAAAATTGAGCTTCGGATTTTTTCCTTCTGGAGAGAGTTTTGCATTCTGAAACCATGATAGTGGAAATTCATGTATACAATCGGTCATATATTTCCCGCCAAAAATCCCAAGTTCAAGCATTTGTTTTGGGGTAAGTTCTGGCAGAAATTCTGGACTAAAATTTTCTCCGATCGGCTCCAAAAGGTAATAAAACCCTTTCTGCATTTTGTCATCGATTATGATTTTCTTATGCATTATCCCAAAAAAACACGCTGGGGTTTTATGAAAAATTTGGTGCCGACGAGAGGACTCGAACCTCCACGAGAGAACTCTCACATGCGTCTGAGGCATGCGCGTCTACCGGTTTCGCCACATCGGCACTTGTGCAGGCATTTTCTCCAATTTCTTGGAGAGAAGCAAGGAAAACCTTGTTTAAAAGAGCGTTGGAAGCGGTATGTTTTTTTCTTTTTGTTTTTCCAAAAGATCATTGGGGATGAGCTTTTTGAATTCTGCTTCCGATAACAGGGGAATAGCAAGTTCTTCCGCCTTTTCTTTTTTGCTTCCCGCTTTTTCTCCGCAAAGCACCGCATCAGTCTGTTTACTCACAGAGCCAGTTGGCTCGGCGCCCATTTGTTCTAATAGTTCTTTAAGTTCGTCTCTCGTAAATTCCTCAAACGATCCGGTAATGGCTACTTTTTTCCCACTGAGAGAAGTGTGTATTGTTGGTTCATTTTTTTCTCCAAAAACAGTGAGACCTGCTTTTTTAAGAGCATCGACAAATACTCTGTTCTCCTCTTGATCAAAAAAACGTCGAATCGACTCTGCCACTCCCGAACCAATATCGAATACATTTTCCAGCTCTTCTGCAGAGGCATATTCAATGCGCTCTAGGTTTTTAAATGCCTTGACGAGTGATTTTGCGGTGCGCGGTCCAACAAGAGGAATCCCCAGCGCGGTGACAAGTCGCCAAAGTGGTTGTTGTTTTGCTTTTTCCAGTGCGTGGATAATGTTTTCCGCCTGCTTTTCTTTAAAGAGTGGAAGAGAGATGAGGTCTTCTTTTGTGAGGAGAAAGAGATCTGCGGCGTTTTGGATTCGTCCTTCATCAAGAAAAACCTGAATGCGCTCTGGACCAAGATGGGCAATATCGAGTCCGGCTTTACTACAAAAATACGAAATTCGTCCAGAAATCTGTGCTGAACAGCTTCTGTTTTCGCATCGCAAGGCAACTTCCCCTTCTTTTTTCATGAGAAGAGAAGAGCATTTTGGACACAGCGTAGGAATATTGAGGGGGATTTCTTTTCCCGTACGTTTCTCAGTTATAGGATAAAGAAGATGAGGAATAACATCTCCAGCGCGCTCCAAGAGAGCGGTGTCGCCAATACGAAAGTCTTTGTTTTGCACCTCATCAAAGTTATGGAGTGTTGCGCGTGAAATGGTGACGCCCTCAAGTTGTACCGGCGCTAATTCTGCCACAGGAGTAACAACTCCAGATCGTCCCACCTGAAACGTGATGCCGGTAATTTTAGCGTGCACCTGAATGGCAGGAAACTTGTAAGCAATTGCCCAACGCGGATGATGTCCCGTAGCACCTAAAAGACGTTGTACAGAAAAATCTTGTACTTTTATGACAATACCATCTGTTTCAAATGGATGGCGGTGCCGATTTTCTTCCGCATTTTTTGTGGTTTCAATAACTTCTGTAATATTTTTGCAAGAAACGGCAAGCGGAGAGGTGAAAAATCCAAAATCTTGAAGTGTTTTTTCTGACTTTTCTTGAGAGAGAAGTGGTTCTTTACGACCATCCACAAAAATCTCAAATGCGTAAAATGAGAGTGGTCTTTTTGCGGTGACACTTGTATCCAGCTGTCGTACAGAGCCAGAAGCAGCATTCCGTGGGTTGGCAAATTCTGTTTCTCCGTTTTCCCGACGGTCTTCATTGAGTCGAGCAAAATCTGTCTTTGTCATAAGAACTTCTCCTCGAATTTCCACTCTTTTTTTTTCGGGAATACTGAGGGGAATACTCCGAAGTGTTTTAAGATTTTCTGTAATATCTTCCCCAATTTCTCCATTTCCGCGTGTGGCACCTTGAACAAAAATTCCGTTTTCGTAGCACAGAGCAACACCAAGTCCGTCGAATTTGAGTTCCGCAAAATATGAAAGAGGGGGGGTATCGCTCTCTTTTTCCAAAATATTGTGACAACGCGTTTCAAATTCTCGAAGATCATCCGCAGAAAACGCATTGGAGAGCGAGAGCATGGGGATGTGATGGGGAACTTTTTTGAGTTCCGATTGAATCACTGTGCCCGCACGGAGAGTAGGGGAATCGTTTTGTTGAAGATCTGGATAGCGCTCTTCCCATCTTTTGAGGAGTTCAAAAAGTCGATCAAATTCTGCATCTGAAATAATAGGATTTTCTTCTTCATAATATTTTTTTTGATGAAAAAGAAGAATCTTCACCAAATCGCCGATGTGTTTCTGTGCGGTTTTTTCCTCGGGATTTTCGGGAAGGGCGAGAAAAAAATTCCCAATGGCAATAGCTTCTTTGTGATTCATGATGCAAAAGGGCTTATAGATCTTGTTGCCAAATGCTACCAAAATCCCAAGACCAAGAAAAGATGTGACCCTTATGGTGTTTATCTTTTATTTGGTGTTGTTTCTGAATAATTCTAGTTGCCCTCATCCCTTGCTTGATCAAAAAAAAATCGGCAGAATGCGATGGAAATTTTTCCCGAAAACATGTTTGACATTGTTTCTTCTCGCCGTCGTTGGTATTTTCTTTCGAGTTTTTTTGTTCTTTCTGCGCTTATTTCTATAGTTGTTTTTGGGCTTCGTCCTGGTATTGATTTTACAGGAGGGACACAAATGGGCATTGGATTTATGGGAGACGTTCCTCGCACAGAAGAAATTAAAAGTCTTTTTGAGGAAAGCGTTGGAACAGAAAAAGGGGAGAATGTGCTGAGCATGTTTGATAAGACAGGTTTTGTTGTTCGTTCCCGAGGACTTACAGAAGAAGAGACAACTGCATTTGCATCTGCTCTTGCAAGTTCAAAATGGAATGGAAGCATTAATAGTATAAGTACCATTGGACCTTCTATGGGAGAAACCTTTCAAAAGCGCGCTTTTTGGGGTGTTGGTACTGCCATTATTGCTATTATTATCTTTGTCGCGCTTGCTTTTCGTCGCGTACCAGAAGGACTTTCTTCTTGGAAATTTGGCATGGCGGCCATTGCCGCACTTGTTCATGATATTACCATTATTATTGGTTTCTTTGCATTTCTTGGGTATGTTTACGGTGTTGAGGTGGATGCCCTCTTTATTACAGCACTCCTTACGGTGCTTGGCTTTTCGGTAAATGACACCATTGTTATTTTTGATCGTATTCGCGAAAATCTCAAAGGAAAGCAGGCAAAAGATCTCGAGAGTGTTTCGGAAATATCTGTATGGCAATCAATGCGGCGTTCGGTCAATACTTCACTCTCCACACTTATTGTTGTTGCTGTAATGCTCGTCTTTTTTACGGGATTCCCTTCACTCTTCTCTTTTTTCCTTGCCGTTTCTCTCGGACTCATTGTAGGAACGTATTCCTCTATTTTTCTTGCTACTCCACTTCTCATTACTTGGCATAAAGGCTCATAAATACCATTTTTTTTCTTGCGTTCGTCATGACGATTGAGATTTTTTTAGTTCTTCTCGTCATTGGTGGTGCACTTTTTTTCTTCGTAACAGAGCGTCTTCCGGTTGATATTACTGCATTCCTCATCCTCATTGTTCTCATGATTTTGGGACAGTTTCTTCCAGAATCTTTTCCAAGTGTTTCTGAAGGGCTTTCTGGACTCTCAAGTTCTGCAACGGTTACGGTACTTGCTATGTTTATTCTCTCTGCTGGTATTCAGCGAACAGGGATAATTTCAAAGTTAGGGAGAGCCGTTTTCTCCTTTGTAGGGAATTCGGAATTCCGACAAATTCTTGCCATTCTTTTTATTGTTGCTCCCATTTCTGGTTTTATCAATAACACCGCGGCTGTTGCTATTTTGCTTCCTATGGTGCTCGATCTCTCACGACGATCGGGGACACCAGCAACAAAACTCCTTATTCCCTTGTCATTTTTTGGGATGCTTGGAGGAACACTGACTCTGATTGGAACATCAACAAATATTCTCGCCGCATCCATTCTAAAAGAGAGTGGAAGTTTGGGGGACGACATAGGACTCTTTGAATTTACGAGTCTCGGACTTGTAGTGCTTTTTACCGGAGTGGTATATTTTCTGACTATTGGATACTTTTTGCTCCCAAACAGAAAAGAGAAAAATGGAGATGCGGAGGTAGAAGATCGTGGAGTTTTTCTTGCGGAAATCGTTATTGAAAAGGGACATCCTGCCATTGGGAAAACACTATTAGAGTCAAAATTTGAAGAAAAACACGATATTCGTGTTCTTAAACTTATTCGGGAAAAAAAGTCATATATTAAAACTCTTGCAGAAAAGACCATTGAGGAAGGAGACATTCTCGTTATTCGTGCTGGTGAGCAACTTATTTTGGAACTTATTCAGAAAGAAAAAGTAAAACTTTTGCCAAATTTTGATGAAGATGCACGTCGTCTTCCAGCAGGAACGGGAAAAATCGTAAAGGTTATGCTCCGCGGAGCAACGGTTTTTCATGACAGAAGTTTGGATGAAATTGGGTTTTGGAAAAAATATAATGCTTCAGTGGTGGGATTACAAAGTCTCGAGGTCACTTCTCAGCGCCTTGGAAGTGTAAAACTCCGTGTAGGCGAAACACTTTTAGTACAGGCATCTCTTACAAGTTTGGAAAAATTAAAGTACTCAAAAGACTTTTTGCTTCTCGAAACAGTAGAACAAGAGTATGCGCCAGAAAAAATGTGGATTACTCTTGGAATAGTAGTCGCAGTGGTGGCATGTTCCGTGGTACTTGGAATTCCCATTGTGATTACTGCATTAGGAGGAGTAGTTGCTATGTTTCTTTTTGATTGTCTCTCAAAGGAAGAAATCTACAATGCTATTAACTGGGAAATTATCTTTCTTCTTGCTGGCGTTATTCCACTTGGAGTTGCTATGCAAAAATCTGGAGCCGCGGAATTCCTCGCAAAAGGAATTATTCCTATTGCCGAGGGAAATCCTTCAATAGTTCTCATTCTCCTCTTATATGTTATTACGACACTTCTTACAGAAATTATCTCCAATAATGCCGCAGTAGTGCTTATTGTTCCCATAGCTATTTCTGTCGCTACTGAAGTTCATTTCAATCCATTACCACTTGTGCTTACGGTTATGTTTGCCGCTTCTACGAGTTTTTTAACTCCTGTTGGCTACCAAACAAATACCATGGTGTATGGCTCGGCAAATTATCGTTTTTCCGATTTTTTTCGGGTTGGCGCGCCACTCAATATTCTCCTCGCCATTGTTACCTCATTTTTTATTTGGCTGTGGTGGCTCTAACCGTAATCACACATTTACCCTTTTGTGAGCGGTGCAATCGAAAGGGCAACTCGTTTTTTTCCAACGGTTTCAAAGATAATTTCTGCGATATCTCCTTCCATTTTTGAAATACTTCCTCGTCCAAAAATGGGGTGTTTTACAGTCTCTCCAATTTCGAACTCGGGAACATAGCGCATTTCTTCTTCCTCCACTGTAAAACCAAATTCCTGAGCAGTAGAAAATCCCGAAGAGCAGTGAGATGGAATTTCTGAGAGGAAACGACTTTCAGGATTATACTGAGTATTTCCATACATCATTCGGGATTCGGCAAACAGGAGAAAAAGTTGCTTCATGGCGCGCGTCATTCCCACATAGAGGAGGCGACGCTCTTCTTCTAGCGCTTGCGGATCGAACAGGCTACGAGAATGCGGAAGAATTCCTTCTTCTAATCCTGGTAAAAAGACAATCGGAAATTCGAGTCCTTTACTCGAATGAATCGTCATAATAAGGACGCGTTGCTGTTCGTTTTCTGCAATATTGTCCGCGTCTGAAACAAGTGCCACTTCTTCAAGAAAAAGGGAGAGTGCCGATTCTAAATCGACATGATCAAACTTGTGCGCAACAGATTTGAGTTCGAGAATATTCTCGTAGCGTGTTTCTCCTTCCTGTGTTCCGTCACGATAAAATGGTTCAAGTCGAAAGGTTTCAAGAACTTCTCCAATAAGATCTGCAGGAGAAAGAGAACTCTTCTTTTTTCGAATGCTCTGAATATTCTCCCGAAAACGTCCCAAAGCTTCGCGAGCCGCCGGAGGAATACCATCAGCAAAATCGAGGTGATTCAAAATATTTCCGAGAGGAATATTCCGTTCTTGTGCAAAAGCAGAAAGACGGGCGAGCGTTGTTTTACCTATTTTTCTTGGAGGAAGATTAATGATACGCAAAAAACTTTCCGTATCTGATGGATTTTCTAAAAAGCGGAGATAAGCGAGAACATCTTTCACTTCTTTGCGTGCGTAAAATTTTAGTCCGCCAATAATCTGATAGGGGATTGCCGCACGGAGAAAAGCTTCCTCAATGGGTCGTGTTTGTGCATTTGTTCGGACGAGTATTGCAAAATCGGAATACTTTTTTCCTTCTTTATTTCGAAAATCTCGAATTATTTCTGCAATACGCCACGATTCTTCGCGTTCATCATGATAAGAGAGAACCTGAACCACTTCTCCAGCACCGTTATCGGTACGCATTTTTTTGGGAACACGATTTTCATTGTGCTCAATAACGCCATCTGCAGCATCGAGAATATTCTGTGTGCTTCGGTAGTTTTCTTCTAATTTTACCATTTTTGCTTCTGTAAAGTGTTTTTGAAAGTCGAGAATATTACTAATGTCTGCTCCGCGAAAGGCATAAATCGACTGATCAGAATCTCCAATGACGCATAAATTTCGGTGAACGCTGGCAAGGAGATGAAGAAAACGGAACTGAACGGGATTGGTATCTTGAAATTCATCTACAGAAATAAACTGCCATTTGCGACGGTATTTCTCTAAAATTTCTGGATATTTTTCAAAAATCCGTACAGGAAGCACGATAAGGTCGTCAAAATCAAGCGCATTCATCTCTTGTTTCTCTTTTTCGTATTTTTCAAAAACAGTTGCAACAGCGCGTTCAAGTGAACGAGAATCCATTGATTGTAAATTTTCTGGGGTGAGAAAAGCGTTTTTGGCGGCAGAAATCCGACTCAAAATAGCACGTGGTGCAAACTCTTTATCTGAAATGCCAAGGTCTTTTTGTATTCGCTTTACGAGTGAAAGTGTGTCGTCCGAGTCGAGAATAGAGAACGAACGATCCCTTCCAATATTTTCAAATTCTGTACGAAGAATACGCACCCCAATACTATGAAATGTGCCAATCAGTGGTTTTTCTGAAAATTCAGAAACAAGCGATTCCACACGGTCTCGCATTTCTTGTGCCGCTTTATTTGTGAACGTGACTGCTAAGATATTCCACGCAGGAATTCCTTGTGAGAGAAGGAATGCAATACGATGCGTGAGCGCACGAGTTTTTCCACTTCCAGCGCCGGCAACAACAACGATCGGTCCGTAAATATGTTCTGCGGCTTCACGTTGATGGGTATTAAGAGTACTAAGCATGCAAAAAGATAGGAGAGAAAAATCCCAAAAACTCTGCCGGATTTTTTGAAGAAGAAAAAGAGAAAGTCTCAAAAATGAAAAAGCACACCCTAGGCTTATGGGGATTTTCTCTCTTCTTTATATCGTTTTGGAGAAGATGGCTTTTATAAATTGAATCGGTGTGAAATAATACTGTTTGATTTTTCCTTCTTCCGTGCGCATTCTCGGAATTGAAACTTCGTGTGATGAAACCTCTATCGCAGTAGTGGATAATGGAACAGAGGTTCTCTCAAACGTAATCAATTCTTCTGTTCCGCTTCATCAGGCAACTGGTGGGGTGGTGCCAGAAGTTGCCGCACGTGATGCCGCTAAAAAAATTATTCCCGTTTTAAAACAAGCACTTGCAGAAGCAAAAATAGAGATGACATCTGTTGATGCTATTGCTGTCACAGCAGGACCTGGTCTTGCAGGCTCACTTCTTGTTGGTATTCAAGTGGCAAAAACATTGGCATTTCTCCATAAAAAACCGCTTATTCCCGTTAATCACATTACAGGGCATATTTGCTCTGGTCGTCTTCTCCGCTCAGAAGAACCAGATTTTCCAGCGATGGTGCTTACCGTTTCGGGTGGACACAATGACCTTGTTCTTTGGAAAGGGGAATATGAGTTTGAAATTCTTGGACGAACACTCGATGATGCCGCCGGAGAAGCATTTGACAAAGGTGCTCGTCTTTTAGGGCTTGGATTTCCGGGAGGACCAGAAATTGCTCGTGTCGCAGAAAGTGGTATTGCAAATGCCTATCATTTTCCTCGGCCAATGATTGGCTCTGGAAATGACAATTTTTCCTTTTCAGGACTCAAAACCGCCTTACTCTACACCATTCAAGATCTCGTAAAAAAAGGGGAAGATCCAAAAGGAGAGGGAATAGTGGCAGATTTATCGGCAAGCTATCAGGAAGCCATTTGCGATACATTAGCGCGGAAACTTTTTGATGTTTTTGATCGATTTGAAGACGTAGAAGAGGTGTATGTTACTGGAGGTGTTTCAGCAAATCGTCGTCTTCGGGAAATTCTTTTTCTTGGTTCTCATAAACGAAAAATTGGATTTCACTTTCCAGAAAAACTAGAGTTCTGTACCGATAACGGCGCAATGATCGCCGGAGCCGCTTATTGGAAATATCGCTCATTTCCCGAAAAAACTTGGGATTGGGAATTAGTCGAGCCAGTTCTTCATCGGGAGCTTTTTTAGTGGAATTCTTCATCCCCATGAATACAAAGGCAATTCTCTTTGATTTGGACGGCACGATTACCGACACTATCCCCATTGTTCTTTCTGCTTTTCAAAAAACATTTCATTTGTTTTCTCTTCATTATCCGGGGGACGATATATTGCGCCCACAAATTGGTCGACAAATTGAACATATTTTTGGAGATTTTTTTTCAGAAGAGCTGATCCCCAAAGTGGTGCAAATCTATCGAGAACAGTATCTCTCTTGTCAAAAGGAAACATCGCCTTCGTTGTTTTCTGGGGTTTTTGAAGGGCTTTTTTCGTTCTCTAAATGTTCGCTTCCTATGGGAATTGTAACGACAAAACTCAGAAGTTTTACTCTCCCTATTCTCGAAAGATTTGAAATAGACTCTTTTTTCTCTGTAGTGGTGGGAGCCGAAGACGTGGAGCATTGTAAGCCACATCCTGAACCACTTCTTTTTGCCGCTAAAAAACTCAACGTTCTCCCAGAGGAATGTCTTTATATTGGTGATTCTTTGTCGGATGCAAAAGCCGCCATTTCTGCCGGAATGCCATTTTTTGGAGTGTTGACCGGAGTGGGGGAGAAGGAGGAACTTTTAGAATATGGAGAGGTCTTTTTAGATTTGCAAGAGTGTTCCCAAAAGATATTGAGTCACAAGAAAGATTATTTTAGGGTCGAGAAGCAATAATAACTTCTTCACTCCCCTGATACATGGGAACACAATCCATTCGACCTGCTCCTTTTTGAGATGAGCGAAGAATAATGAGGAAAATTTTTTGAGAACACTCAAAAGAAATAATGCGAAGCTCTTCGTGAAATCCACTTTCAGAAATCTTTCCCTCAAGAATGAGAGGAAGGATGTCTTGCTTCTCTATTCTTTTTGGAACACTGAAACTACGTTGAAGGACTCTACCTAAAAGAGCGCGAGTCGGTCTTATTTCAAGAAGCTTTCGTACTTTTTCATATTTGAGTAACCACACCCATTTTTCCTGAGGATTGTCATGTCTTCTTCTCCTTCCCGCCTTTCCGTAATAAAAAGCCCCATAAAGCTCAAACGGACCACTTAAAAAACGGGTATTAATTATTTCCTCTATTCTTCCGATTTGCGGATTGCACGAAAGACGAGAAAGACTGTTGACATCAAGCAATATTTCTTTTTTTTTCGTATCTTTTTCCATATTTTTATGAAAATAGTGGCTTACTCTATCAAGAACTGTATTCAAAAAACAAGGAAGAAGCTGATGCAAATATGATCTCTTGTGAGAAGATTTGTTTTTCTTTTGAATCCGTAGCTTGTTATTTCATTTTGGATATTTCAGAATAACACCAAAAAGAGAGCCTCAATTTTTGAGGTGTATTCTTGTCCCCATCTTTATGGATTCCGTACAGGAAATTAAAAATCGGCTTTCTATTGTAGATGTTGTTGCGGAATACGGTACTCTTCATCCTGCGGGGCGACCAGGGAATTATAAAATGCTCTGCCCGTTCCACGATGATCACAGTCCATCCATGATTGTGAATGAAGAAAAGGGGATCGCATGGTGTTTTTCGTGTAGTTCTGGAGGAGATATGTTTTCATTTGTTCAAAAACAAGAAGGTTGTGGTTTTTCCGAGGCAGTTCGTCTTCTCGCCAAAAGAGCTGGCATTGAGACGCAGGAATTCTCTCCTGAAAAAAAGAAACATGATGATGAAACAAAAGGGCGACTTTTTGAAATCATGGAAATCGCGAGTCTCTTTTTTGAGGCACAACTTTGGGAGAATAGTCGCGCCCAAGAAATTCTTAAAAAAAGAGCTCTTCCAGAAGAAGTTCTTACCACATTTCATGTTGGATATGCGCCAGATTCTCCAGATGCTCTTACGAAGCATCTTCTTGAAAAAGGATTTACTCACAAAGAAATGATGTCGGCTGGTCTCATTGTAGCTGATGATGCCCATGCCTCGCACACTCGTGACAAGTTTCGAAATCGAATTATGTTCCCCATTTGCAATCAACACGGAGATGTATGTGCTTTTGGGGGGCGGTATATTGGCAATGGATCGTCTGCTCCGAAATATCTCAATTCTCCAGAAACACCTATTTATAAAAAATCAGAAATACTCTACGGCTTTCATCTTGCGAAAGAAAGCATGAGAAAAGAAGGACTTGTCTTTCTGGTGGAAGGATATTTTGATCTCCTTGCATTTTCTGCAATGGGATTTTCAAATGTTGTGGCTGTCTCTGGAGTTGCCTTTACTCCTGAACATGCAAAACTCCTCTCATGGAATACAAAATCTATTGCCTTTTCTCTCGACGTGGATGAGGCAGGACAAGCGGCAACAAGAAGAGCAGTTACACTCTCTCTCAAGCATCAGCTTGATTTACGCATTGTTTCGATTCCAGGAGGAAAAGATCCAGATGAGGCACGAAGAGAAGACGAGAGTGCATTTCGAGAGACATTGGCATCTCTAGAGCCAGCAATGGATGTGCTTATAGCACGTTCTTTTCTTCATCGTGATCCAAATAATTTGGAGGATAAAAAAAAGATTCTCGATGAGCTCCTGCCAGTATTTGGGGCATTGCCACGAGAAATAGAGCGTGACCATTATTTTGCCCATATTTCTCAAAAAATTGGGGTTTCTCAAGGAGTTATTGCAGAGGAATGGCGACACACCTCTCGTTTTTCTGCGCCACCTTCACTAAAGCGTCATGCTCCAAACATTACTTTTTCCCCTACAACACTTGAATATCTTCTCGGTCTTTTTCTTGCACTTCCACAATATATTTTAGATGAGTCCTCTCAATTCCTCTCTGAGCTTTTGCCTGAAGGAAGAGAAAAAACAATTTACAAGCATCTTCAGGAACAGTATACTCCCGAAGTATCCGATACTCTTTCTGCGTTTTGGGAAAAAATTGCTGAAGAGGATGCGCAATACTATCGGGTTCTTACACTCTTTGTCGAAGAGAAGATTCGTTTGCTTTCGGAGGGATTGCAAAGAGAAGAGCTTCGGAAAATGATCCGGAAAATGAATAATGAACTTATTACCCGAAAAATTCGGGAACTTAGCGGCTCCCTTCGGGATAAACCAGGAGAAAATCCTGCTGATATTCTTTCTCAGATAAGTGATTTTAC
Coding sequences within:
- the dnaG gene encoding DNA primase, whose translation is MDSVQEIKNRLSIVDVVAEYGTLHPAGRPGNYKMLCPFHDDHSPSMIVNEEKGIAWCFSCSSGGDMFSFVQKQEGCGFSEAVRLLAKRAGIETQEFSPEKKKHDDETKGRLFEIMEIASLFFEAQLWENSRAQEILKKRALPEEVLTTFHVGYAPDSPDALTKHLLEKGFTHKEMMSAGLIVADDAHASHTRDKFRNRIMFPICNQHGDVCAFGGRYIGNGSSAPKYLNSPETPIYKKSEILYGFHLAKESMRKEGLVFLVEGYFDLLAFSAMGFSNVVAVSGVAFTPEHAKLLSWNTKSIAFSLDVDEAGQAATRRAVTLSLKHQLDLRIVSIPGGKDPDEARREDESAFRETLASLEPAMDVLIARSFLHRDPNNLEDKKKILDELLPVFGALPREIERDHYFAHISQKIGVSQGVIAEEWRHTSRFSAPPSLKRHAPNITFSPTTLEYLLGLFLALPQYILDESSQFLSELLPEGREKTIYKHLQEQYTPEVSDTLSAFWEKIAEEDAQYYRVLTLFVEEKIRLLSEGLQREELRKMIRKMNNELITRKIRELSGSLRDKPGENPADILSQISDFTKMLNKFHHF